A single region of the Chitinivibrionales bacterium genome encodes:
- a CDS encoding TIGR03067 domain-containing protein: MNCSSSTSSGPTGPGPTATSLEGTWKGHTLGDTNTFTAVFTGNNFSFSLGLIIGYAGTFSINAASNPKTMDVVITQCANTAYVGKTSLGIYKVSSDTLTYAANEPGNPNRPTSFAYDSTGTTVVFVFVKQ; encoded by the coding sequence TTGAACTGTTCCAGTTCCACCTCCTCCGGCCCCACCGGTCCGGGTCCGACGGCCACCTCGCTCGAAGGCACATGGAAAGGCCATACCCTTGGGGATACAAACACCTTTACCGCGGTTTTCACGGGCAATAATTTTTCTTTTTCACTTGGTTTGATCATCGGGTACGCGGGCACCTTTTCGATCAATGCCGCTTCGAATCCGAAAACAATGGACGTGGTGATCACGCAATGCGCAAATACGGCCTACGTGGGAAAAACAAGTCTGGGCATCTACAAAGTCTCGAGCGACACGCTTACCTATGCGGCAAACGAGCCGGGGAACCCCAACCGACCGACCTCGTTTGCGTACGACTCCACCGGCACCACGGTCGTGTTCGTTTTTGTAAAGCAATAG